A stretch of DNA from Plasmodium vinckei vinckei genome assembly, chromosome: PVVCY_07:
tttttttccatttttaatatcctATCACAGTTTAGCTCGGTTATTGTTGAACCAACTGATGTTGTAAATATTGAGCctccaaaaaataatttattagaCTTCCTTAAAGATACTGAATATGACTATTTATTTGCTGAACAAACAGATAAAACAGCAAAAGATTTGAAAAATAgatttaaaatgtttaaagATGAAGAAGCAGaggtatattatatatggcTAATCcacttttataattattcttaaattatattttattatttatatacttatgtgtatatgtttttttttcacttttttacTATTAGGAGGCTAAACCAGATGATCCTAATAAAGCTGGAGCTAAGAGAGACATGATGTATTATCGCTCACATGTaagatttaaataaatgaaatgattttatatgtatttggGTTTATGCTGATTAGTGtttgaaatataattactACATATGtacacataaaaaatttacatttttaataataaaaaataatgtttcttttttttttctcctttTAACAGGATACTCAAAATAAAGAGTGCACTATTCGTGTAACGAATCTAAGCGAAGATGTTAATGTAAGttttaaaatgaaaatcgTATAGCAATTatacagaaaaaaaaacataaacataataaaatgtgatatgtacatatttatgtatcACACATAAATGGAGCCAATATTTGATACCCTATTCATCATAtacatgcatatttttttataacaggAGAGTGAATTATCCAACTTATTTGGGCGTGTCGGTCAAATATCTCGAATGTTTTTAGCTAAGCACAAGtatgttatattttcatgtGTTGCATCAGAATATGTgcgtatatttatatgtacacATTCATTAGTTGGCTTATAATTCACATTCATAAAAACGGTTTAACAacattatatttgtatattttcattattaggGAAACACAAAATTCCAAGGGTTTTGcttttattacatattcCAAGAGAGAAGAAGCAAAAAGAGCTATAGAAAAGTTAAATAGACATGGATTTGAAAATCTCCTCTTAAGTGTAATAtatgaatgaaaaaaagaaaaatatataagtcATAAATTCTTAAGCATCatgctttatttttttcatttttataaatttcttacaatttttttatcattttttataggtGGAATGGGCCAAACCATCAAACAGATGAAACATGAATTGTTcatacttatttatttagtatttttttttaatttttattattattaaggctatatatttttttttattttaaaagatcTACACATTTTAACTTGTActgattattattttttattatgttataatttattccCAAGCAATAcctaaaaaacaaataaaataaaattaaattaaatattaaaaaaatattaaaaaaaatgttaaaaatatattttttaatttgggTTTGTTGTaagcattttttatataaccaTTCAA
This window harbors:
- a CDS encoding eukaryotic translation initiation factor 3 subunit G, putative, with product MMQTEKRNWVDIDVDDDESLNDNENKKKWEDIDADDDLESNKKLSYFTNYENGVKVVTKYSENLKKQTVKVTKKIKEVIIKKRLNKEIENRLKLKNFNVDAFSSVIVEPTDVVNIEPPKNNLLDFLKDTEYDYLFAEQTDKTAKDLKNRFKMFKDEEAEEAKPDDPNKAGAKRDMMYYRSHDTQNKECTIRVTNLSEDVNESELSNLFGRVGQISRMFLAKHKETQNSKGFAFITYSKREEAKRAIEKLNRHGFENLLLSVEWAKPSNR